In the genome of Moorena sp. SIOASIH, the window ACCCTTGGTTGGTATTGGTGGTAATGGCAACGACACCCTGATTGGCGGGGCTGGTGATGACAACCTCAGGGGTGATGCTGGCAATGATAGCCTGGTTGGCGGAGCTGGTGATGATAACCTAATTGGAGATGCCGGGAATGACACTCTGATTGGAGGTGATGGCGATGACAATCTGGTTGGTGGAGATGGTGATGATGTCCTAATCAGTGGCAACGGTATTACTACCTTTACGTTTGACAGTGGAGCAGCTTTCAATTCAAGGGATTTGGGTCTCGATAGCATTACTAACTTTATCGGAGGTCAAGACCGAATTAGTCTGGAACAGGACACCTTCACTGCGCTCACTGGTACGTCCAGTGGGGGCTTAGCTAGCAGTGAATGGGCGGTTGTATCTGATAATAGCCAGGTCGCAAGTAGTGGTGCTTTGATTGTCTACAACAGCGAAACCGGCGATCTATTCTACAACCAGAATGGCAGTGCAGCTGGTCTGGGAAGCGGAGCTCAGTTTGCTACAATCGACACCAGCACCTCGGTAGATTTCAGTGACTTTGAGATAGTGTAAGTTAATCAAAAGTTAACTTATTAACTTATCTAGTCGTTTTTTGTTAAAGGTTGACTCTTGACAGTCAACCTTTAACCTTTAACCTTTAACCTTCAACATTCAACCTTTAACATTCAACCTTCAACCTACCCTACGGTAACGCCAAAAGCGAACAACCTTCAATAGTCAACAGTCAGCTAAATGCTAACCCGGAATCAGAACTAGATTCAATCAACTCATTGCCACAATCTATCCAGGCTCAGGTATTTCCTAGCCCCCAGTTATCCAAGTCTTCTGGTATACCGACTTAGTTAAAAATGTCAAAGGTGCTGGTCGCAACGATACCATTATTGGTGATAACAACAGTAATCAACTTACTGGTGGTGCCAGGAGTGACGAGATTACTGGTGGGGATGGTAATGATACCATCGTAGGTGTAGATCCCACCAGTAACAATCCAGGTGTTAATGAAATTGATATCTTAACCGGAGGAGCTGGTGCTGATATATTTGTGATTGGAGATCAGAACAATGCTTACTATGTTGGGCAAGGATTGTTTGGTTTGAATGATTACGCTGTAATTACGGATTTCCAATCTGGTACGGATAAAATTCAACTCAAGCAAGGCATCAACTATACCTTTTCAGACAACTTTATTGCTATCAATTCTACTTCGGGCATTGACGTTATTGCTATAGTTGCTGATGCCTATAACCAAGGGGATCTGATCTTTGTATAACGACTAGTACACCGTCTCGGAAATAACTGACTAGTTAAAATCTCCTTGATCTGGCCGGTTTCCCCCTGTTCTTCCTCTCCGTTAAACTGAGTACTCGAACCATTGTGATTAATCCTAGGGTGGGCAGTGCCTAGCAACGGGCTTTGCCCAGCTTGGTGAATCTGTCTGGTACACTGCCCACCCTACATGAACTGATTGAACAAGTAGGTAGTATGATTCAATTTGCATGTCACCCCTCAGACCCTTTAGGTACCCTCAAGGGTACCCTTTAGGTACCCTCAAGGGTACTGTCAAACCGTAATCTTATCCGAGATAGTATGAATAGTCTAATTGAATCGGCATGGCTGAATTAAGGAATGAATAGGAGTAGGGTTGGCATCCTGCCCATTCCACAAAACTCTTAAAATCATTCCATTATTAAGCAACGCCCTTATAGATAGCTACTCACAATCTCTAAAAAATTCAGGAGCAACTTTCATGAATACATTAATCGGCGGTCCAGGTAATGACTTTCTACAAGGAGACAACAATGACGATAACCTGATCGGGCTTGCTGGCAATGACACCTTACTAGGTTTGGGTGGCAATGACCTTCTTGATGGGGGGGCTGGCAATGACACCCTGGCAGGGGGTGCTGGCGAAGATTTACTTGATGGCAGAGCTGGCAATGATTTATTAAGCGGTGGTGATGGTATTGATCTTCTAGATGGTGGTCAAGGCAATGATACCCTGATTGGCGATCGCGGTGATGACAATATCAATGGCGGAGATGGTGATGACCGACTGATTTGGAATAACGGTGATGGCAGCGATATCATGGAAGGGGGTGCTGGCTTTGATGTGGTAGAAGTCAATGGCGCAAATGGTGCCGGAGATAACTTTGCCCTCAACCCCTTTGGCCCCAGGGTACGCTTTGAGCGGTTGAATCTCGGTCAGTTCAACCTGAATGTCAATGATGTAGAACAGTTTGAGATTAATGGTCTTGGGGGTGATGACACCTTAACTGTTAATGACTTGTCCGGTACTGATGTAGAGCTGGTAGTCTTTAACGGCGGTGATGGTAATGACCTTCTCGATGGAACCAATGCTGTCTTACCCTTGGTTGGTATTGGTGGTAATGGCAACGACACCCTGATTGGCGGGGCTGGCGATGACAACCTCAGGGGTGATGCTGGCAATGATAGCCTGGTTGGCGGAGCTGGTGATGATAACCTAATTGGAGATGCCGGGAATGATACTCTGATTGGAGGTGATGGCGATGACAATCTGGTTGGTGGAGATGGTGATGATGTCCTAATCAGTGGCAACGGTATTACTACCTTTACTTTTGACAGTGGAGCAGCTTTCAATTCAAGCGATTTGGGTCTCGATAGCATTCTTAACTTTATCGGAGGTCAAGACCGAATTAGTCTGGAACAGGACACGTTCACTGCGCTCACTGGTACGTCCAGTGGGGGCTTAGCTAGCAGTGAATGGGCGGTTGTATCCAGTAATAGCCAGGTCGCAAGTAGTGGTGCTTTGATTGTCTACAACAGCGAAACCGGCGATCTATTCTACAACCAGAATGGCAGTGCAGGTGGTCTGGGAAGCGGAGCTCAGTTTGCTACAATCGACACCAGCACCTCGGTAGATTTCACAGACTTTGAGATAGTATAAGTTAATTAAAAGTTAACTTATATAGCATTTCTCAATTCGGTGAGGTACATTTTGGATTTTAGGGACTGAGGCCGTGGGCCACCCTACGCGAACGGAGCAGGGACTGAGGCCGTGGGCCACGCGGGGCGCCTTCGGAGCAGGGAGTAGGGACTAGGGAACAAATCCTGTGTACCTCACTGGTGATGAGAATTGCTATAGTCGTTTTTTGTTGAAGGTTGACAGTCTACCTTCAACCTTCAACCTTCAACCTTCAACCTTCAACCTTCAACCTTCAACCAACTTTCAACCTAACCTAGACCGAACCCCTACGGCAAACAACCTTCATGCTGATTAATCACCGTCCTAATTACAGGAATTATAGTAAAAAATGTTCGATTACTGTGGGAAATTTTTTCTATTAGTGAACGCCTTTCCAAGGACTGTAAAACTGAAATAAGTTGTGAATTATTGTCTAAGGTAATACTATGGCGCAATTGTTTAATATAAATGGGGGTAGGATTCCTAGCTAGATAGGCAATCACCTTCTTCTCTGACTCATCTAACCGATTCAATTGCTCGATTAACATTGCTCTCATTGGCTCAGGAACAATAACTTCCCCCCAACTT includes:
- a CDS encoding calcium-binding protein, producing MNTLIGGPGNDFLQGDNNDDNLIGLAGNDTLLGLGGNDLLDGGAGNDTLAGGAGEDLLDGRAGNDLLSGGDGIDLLDGGQGNDTLIGDRGDDNINGGDGDDRLIWNNGDGSDIMEGGAGFDVVEVNGANGAGDNFALNPFGPRVRFERLNLGQFNLNVNDVEQFEINGLGGDDTLTVNDLSGTDVELVVFNGGDGNDLLDGTNAVLPLVGIGGNGNDTLIGGAGDDNLRGDAGNDSLVGGAGDDNLIGDAGNDTLIGGDGDDNLVGGDGDDVLISGNGITTFTFDSGAAFNSSDLGLDSILNFIGGQDRISLEQDTFTALTGTSSGGLASSEWAVVSSNSQVASSGALIVYNSETGDLFYNQNGSAGGLGSGAQFATIDTSTSVDFTDFEIV